AGCTTCGCCCACGCCAGCGCGATGCGGCTGTACTCCGCCGGGACGTAGTAGCGACAGACGTAGGTGTTGTCGGGATGGCGGCCCAGTTGCCGGTCCAGACAGACCATCTCGCGGTCCGCGGCGGCGTCGACGGCCGTCTCGACGTGACCGTAGTCGGCGGGACCGAAGTCGCGGTCGAGCGCGTTCTCCGTCCGGTCGGCGTTGCGCGACCGGTGGTCGCTCACGTAGGAGGGAGAGCCGTACTCCGTCGTCGTCTCCAGGTCGACCGAGTTCTCGCGCAACGACGCGAACGACGGGTCGTACTCGACGTTGTCCGCCGATCGGGGGTCCGCGAGCGCCGCTGTCGGGGACTCCATGACCGTCCCGTGTTGTGACATCGTACCCGATCGATCACATCCGTCCGTGATAAAGATGCGATATCCTCCGTTCGTTTGCTAATCGAGCACATAGAATTAATTATTAAAACGCGAGTAAATCCTTCGAGCGCGGGCGAACGGGACGCGTGAGCGGCCGAGCGAGTGAGTAGCGGTCGTGTACCGATCGGGTGTGGGTCGCTTAGTGGTCGCCTTCGCCGCTCGCGACCCGCTCGCGCGCGGCGGCGACGACGAGCGGGAGCGTGATCGTCGCGTCGGCGTAGACGGAGGCGTTGCGGGCGGCCTTCTCCAACTTCCCCCACGAGCGCGCCTCGTCGAGCGTCGCGCCCGAGAGCCCGCCGGTCTCGGGGGAGTCCATCGTCAGCTGGACGGCGTAGTCGTAGGCGTCGGGCGCCACCAGCATCGTCTGGAGCGTGTAGTTCTTCGGGACGCCGCCGCCGACGACCATCGCGCCCGCCTTCTCGGCGTCGAACGCCTGGTCGGTGATGGTCGTCATGTCCGAGAGGGCGTCCAACGTGAACTCGCTCGTCTGGGAGTACATCCACGCCTGCAGCCCCAACACCGAATCCTGCACCGCCGGGCAGTATATCGGCACGTCGTTCTCGTAGGCCGCCGCGGCGACGCCCGCCCCCTCCTCGATGTCCTCGGCGTCGTTCACCTCGACGTTCGCCCGGCCGAGTTCCTCGGTGAACCGCTGGATGCTGACCGCACCCGTTCCGCCGTCCCCGGCGCGCTCCTCGCACTCGGCTTCGAGCGGCGGGAACACCTCGTCGCGGAGGTGGCCCTCGAACAGCGCGAAGTGCTCCTGGGGGAGGTAGACGTTGTAGATGCGGTCGACGCCCTCGTCGCGGAGGCGCTCGTCGTGCTCGCGCTCGGTCTTGCCCTCGGCGTGGACCTGCCCGTGGTGGTGTTTGCCGCCGATGGCCTCGATGGCGTCGTGGGTGAGGTTCGCGCCGGTCGTCACGAGCGCGTCGATGTGGCCGTCGCGGATGAGGTCGGCGACGATGCGGCGCATCCCGGTCGGCACCATCGCGCCCGCGAGGCCGAAGAAGTTGGTCACGTCGTCGTCGCCGAGCATCTCGGCGTACACGTCGACGGCCTCGTGGAGCGCGCTCGCGCCGATGCCGGCCGACCCGTACTCGTCGGCGAGTTCGCCGACCGTCATCCCCGCTCGGGCTTCCGCGTGGCCGATCGGGTCGTGCTCGAACGTCTCTCTGGGCGTCTCGTCGGTCATTGCTCCCCCGTCGGCCGCCCGCGCGCTTCAAGCCCGCGATCCGGAACGGTCCGTCGCGGTCCGGGGCCGTCCCCCCGGTCCGGAGGGTCGGACCGCAAGCCGGTGACGGCGGACGGCCACGAGGTCGCGGGGTCGCGGGAAACACCGAAATGGGTGGCCTCCTTGCTACCGGCATGGCTTCGTCGAAGGTCGGGTCGGTCCTGTCGGACGGTCGCCAGCGGCGCCTTCGGACGGGCGTCACGACGGTCGGCGACCGCGATTCGCTCGCTGTCCGCTCGCCGATCACCGGGGAGTCGGTCGGGTCCGTCCCGTCCTGTACCGCCGAGGACGCGGCCGCCGCGGTCGAACGAGCGAGGGAGACCCAGGCCGAGTGGGCCGCCCGACCGCTCGCCGAGCGCGCCGAAGTCCTCCGGCGGTTCGCGGACGCGGTGACCACGAACCGTTCGGACCTGCTCGATATCGTCCAGGTCGAGACGGGCAAGGCGCGGTTCGACGCCCTCGAAGAGGTGTTCGACCTCGTCGCCACCGCCGACTACTACGCCCGCGACGGGCCCGACCACCTCGAACCGACCCGGCGGACGGGCGCGGTCCCCGGGCTCACCCGCGCGGTCGAGTAC
The window above is part of the Halosimplex rubrum genome. Proteins encoded here:
- a CDS encoding deoxyhypusine synthase; this translates as MTDETPRETFEHDPIGHAEARAGMTVGELADEYGSAGIGASALHEAVDVYAEMLGDDDVTNFFGLAGAMVPTGMRRIVADLIRDGHIDALVTTGANLTHDAIEAIGGKHHHGQVHAEGKTEREHDERLRDEGVDRIYNVYLPQEHFALFEGHLRDEVFPPLEAECEERAGDGGTGAVSIQRFTEELGRANVEVNDAEDIEEGAGVAAAAYENDVPIYCPAVQDSVLGLQAWMYSQTSEFTLDALSDMTTITDQAFDAEKAGAMVVGGGVPKNYTLQTMLVAPDAYDYAVQLTMDSPETGGLSGATLDEARSWGKLEKAARNASVYADATITLPLVVAAARERVASGEGDH